A genomic window from Vitis riparia cultivar Riparia Gloire de Montpellier isolate 1030 chromosome 18, EGFV_Vit.rip_1.0, whole genome shotgun sequence includes:
- the LOC117906816 gene encoding MA3 DOMAIN-CONTAINING TRANSLATION REGULATORY FACTOR 2 isoform X1 — translation MSKLMEYSDGFVSNEHQELHRSVSESADPLSVSPLQISISPRSPKSPKSPGSPRSPSSPRCRQGTSKGGSPLKDDKHSHSPKDGRPKKGGSGGKGTWGGLLETEEGHALDLNDPNYDSTEECDHTNVRKSAEEFAEYKKKAAVIVEEYFATDDVVSTASELREISLPRYNFYFVKKLVSMAMDRHDKEKEMAAVLLSALYADVIDPSQVYKGFGKLVESSDDLIVDIPDTIDVLALFVARAVVDDILPPAFLTKQLASLPKDSKGVQVLRRAEKGYLAAPLHAEIINRRWGGSKNTTVEDVKARINNLLVEYRVSGDVKEACRCIKDLKVPFFHHEIIKRALIMAMERRHAEDRLLDLLKAAAEEGLINSSQISKGFGRMIDSVDDLSLDIPSAKSILKSLISKAASEGWLSASSLKSLSLEPEKRSLEDNVARTFKLKAQSIIQEYFFSGDISEVSSCLESENSPSSAELNAIFVKRLITLAMDRKNREKEMASILLSSLCFPADDVVNGFVMLIESADDTALDIPVVVEDLAMFLARAVVDEVLAPQHLEEIGSQCLSPDSIGSKVLQMAKSLLKARLSGERILRCWGGGGSGSTARAVEDVKDKIGKLLEEYESGGDFREACRCIKELGMPFFHHEVVKKALVTVIEKKNERLWRLLRECFGSGLITMYQMMKGFSRVGEALDDLALDVPDAKKQFTYYVEQAKIAGWFDASFSISKPEHAAENGSCL, via the exons ATGAG TAAGCTGATGGAGTACAGTGATGGTTTTGTATCAAATGAGCATCAGGAGCTTCACCGATCTGTTTCAGAGAGTGCAGATCCATTGTCTGTTTCTCCATTGCAGATCTCCATTTCTCCAAGGTCTCCAAAATCTCCAAAGTCCCCAGGTTCTCCAAGGTCCCCAAGTTCTCCCAGATGCAGACAAGGCACAAGCAAGGGGGGGAGCCCCCTCAAGGATGATAAGCACTCTCATTCTCCGAAAGATGGGCGCCCTAAGAAAG GTGGTTCTGGGGGAAAAGGAACATGGGGAGGTTTGCTTGAAACTGAGGAAGGTCATGCTCTTGACCTGAATGATCCAAACTATGATAGTACTGAG GAATGCGACCATACAAATGTGAGAAAATCAGCTGAGGAGTTTGCCGAGTACAAGAAGAAGGCTGCTGTGATTGTGGAGGAATACTTCGCTACTGATGATGTTGTCTCAACTGCCAGTGAGTTGAGAGAAATCAGCTTGCCACgctacaatttttattttgttaagaaGCTTGTCTCAATGGCTATGGATAGACATGACAAAGAGAAGGAAATGGCTGCTGTTCTATTGTCTGCACTCTATGCAGATGTCATTGATCCCTCCCAAGTATACAAAGGCTTTGGTAAATTAGTGGAATCCTCAGATGACTTGATTGTAGATATACCAGACACAATTGATGTGCTTGCTCTGTTTGTGGCTCGCGCTGTGGTCGATGACATTCTTCCTCCTGCATTTTTGACAAAACAATTAGCTTCCTTGCCCAAGGACTCAAAGGGTGTTCAAGTCTTGAGAAGAGCTGAGAAGGGCTATTTGGCAGCTCCCCTCCATGCAGAGATCATTAATCGGCGATGGGGAGGTAGCAAGAATACGACAGTTGAGGATGTGAAGGCTCGGATAAACAATCTACTGGTGGAGTATAGAGTGAGTGGAGATGTAAAAGAGGCCTGCAGATGCATTAAGGATTTGAAAGTCCCTTTCTTCCACCATGAGATAATTAAGAGGGCTCTTATAATGGCAATGGAGAGGCGGCATGCTGAAGACCGCCTACTTGACTTGTTGAAGGCAGCTGCTGAAGAAGGTTTGATCAATTCTAGTCAAATATCAAAAGGGTTTGGTCGGATGATTGACAGTGTTGATGACTTATCACTTGACATACCAAGTGCAAAGAGTATATTGAAGTCACTAATCTCCAAGGCAGCATCAGAGGGCTGGTTGTCTGCCTCATCTTTGAAGTCCCTGTCATTAGAGCCAGAGAAGCGATCGCTAGAAGATAATGTTGCCAGAACTTTCAAGCTCAAGGCCCAATCTATTATCCAAGAATATTTCTTCTCAGGCGATATTTCAGAAGTAAGCAGTTGTCTAGAATCAGAAAACAGTCCTTCATCAGCTGAACTAAATGCTATATTTGTTAAAAGACTGATAACACTAGCCATGGACCGAAAAAATAGGGAGAAGGAAATGGCTTCTATTCTGTTGTCATCCCTGTGTTTTCCAGCAGATGATGTTGTAAACGGGTTTGTAATGTTGATAGAATCTGCAGACGACACTGCTCTAGATATCCCAGTAGTTGTTGAGGACCTTGCAATGTTCTTAGCTAGAGCAGTTGTGGATGAAGTCCTCGCTCCACAACACTTGGAAGAGATTGGGAGCCAGTGCCTGAGCCCAGATTCCATAGGCAGCAAAGTGCTTCAAATGGCCAAGTCACTACTAAAGGCTCGTCTTTCAGGCGAGCGAATCCTAAGGTGTTGGGGCGGTGGGGGAAGCGGCAGCACTGCACGTGCGGTTGAGGATGTAAAGGACAAGATTGGAAAGCTGCTAGAGGAGTATGAATCCGGCGGGGACTTCAGGGAAGCTTGTCGTTGCATAAAGGAGTTGGGCATGCCATTTTTCCACCATGAGGTTGTCAAAAAGGCACTGGTGACAGTGatagagaagaagaatgaaagacTATGGCGCCTGCTGAGGGAGTGCTTTGGCTCAGGACTCATCACCATGTACCAAATGATGAAGGGCTTCTCAAGGGTGGGGGAAGCTCTGGACGACCTGGCCTTGGATGTGCCTGATGCCAAGAAGCAGTTCACATATTATGTGGAGCAAGCCAAGATTGCAGGGTGGTTTGATGCATCATTCTCCATCAGCAAACCAGAACACGCGGCAGAAAATGGCTCCTGTTTATGA
- the LOC117906816 gene encoding MA3 DOMAIN-CONTAINING TRANSLATION REGULATORY FACTOR 2 isoform X2: MEYSDGFVSNEHQELHRSVSESADPLSVSPLQISISPRSPKSPKSPGSPRSPSSPRCRQGTSKGGSPLKDDKHSHSPKDGRPKKGGSGGKGTWGGLLETEEGHALDLNDPNYDSTEECDHTNVRKSAEEFAEYKKKAAVIVEEYFATDDVVSTASELREISLPRYNFYFVKKLVSMAMDRHDKEKEMAAVLLSALYADVIDPSQVYKGFGKLVESSDDLIVDIPDTIDVLALFVARAVVDDILPPAFLTKQLASLPKDSKGVQVLRRAEKGYLAAPLHAEIINRRWGGSKNTTVEDVKARINNLLVEYRVSGDVKEACRCIKDLKVPFFHHEIIKRALIMAMERRHAEDRLLDLLKAAAEEGLINSSQISKGFGRMIDSVDDLSLDIPSAKSILKSLISKAASEGWLSASSLKSLSLEPEKRSLEDNVARTFKLKAQSIIQEYFFSGDISEVSSCLESENSPSSAELNAIFVKRLITLAMDRKNREKEMASILLSSLCFPADDVVNGFVMLIESADDTALDIPVVVEDLAMFLARAVVDEVLAPQHLEEIGSQCLSPDSIGSKVLQMAKSLLKARLSGERILRCWGGGGSGSTARAVEDVKDKIGKLLEEYESGGDFREACRCIKELGMPFFHHEVVKKALVTVIEKKNERLWRLLRECFGSGLITMYQMMKGFSRVGEALDDLALDVPDAKKQFTYYVEQAKIAGWFDASFSISKPEHAAENGSCL; this comes from the exons ATGGAGTACAGTGATGGTTTTGTATCAAATGAGCATCAGGAGCTTCACCGATCTGTTTCAGAGAGTGCAGATCCATTGTCTGTTTCTCCATTGCAGATCTCCATTTCTCCAAGGTCTCCAAAATCTCCAAAGTCCCCAGGTTCTCCAAGGTCCCCAAGTTCTCCCAGATGCAGACAAGGCACAAGCAAGGGGGGGAGCCCCCTCAAGGATGATAAGCACTCTCATTCTCCGAAAGATGGGCGCCCTAAGAAAG GTGGTTCTGGGGGAAAAGGAACATGGGGAGGTTTGCTTGAAACTGAGGAAGGTCATGCTCTTGACCTGAATGATCCAAACTATGATAGTACTGAG GAATGCGACCATACAAATGTGAGAAAATCAGCTGAGGAGTTTGCCGAGTACAAGAAGAAGGCTGCTGTGATTGTGGAGGAATACTTCGCTACTGATGATGTTGTCTCAACTGCCAGTGAGTTGAGAGAAATCAGCTTGCCACgctacaatttttattttgttaagaaGCTTGTCTCAATGGCTATGGATAGACATGACAAAGAGAAGGAAATGGCTGCTGTTCTATTGTCTGCACTCTATGCAGATGTCATTGATCCCTCCCAAGTATACAAAGGCTTTGGTAAATTAGTGGAATCCTCAGATGACTTGATTGTAGATATACCAGACACAATTGATGTGCTTGCTCTGTTTGTGGCTCGCGCTGTGGTCGATGACATTCTTCCTCCTGCATTTTTGACAAAACAATTAGCTTCCTTGCCCAAGGACTCAAAGGGTGTTCAAGTCTTGAGAAGAGCTGAGAAGGGCTATTTGGCAGCTCCCCTCCATGCAGAGATCATTAATCGGCGATGGGGAGGTAGCAAGAATACGACAGTTGAGGATGTGAAGGCTCGGATAAACAATCTACTGGTGGAGTATAGAGTGAGTGGAGATGTAAAAGAGGCCTGCAGATGCATTAAGGATTTGAAAGTCCCTTTCTTCCACCATGAGATAATTAAGAGGGCTCTTATAATGGCAATGGAGAGGCGGCATGCTGAAGACCGCCTACTTGACTTGTTGAAGGCAGCTGCTGAAGAAGGTTTGATCAATTCTAGTCAAATATCAAAAGGGTTTGGTCGGATGATTGACAGTGTTGATGACTTATCACTTGACATACCAAGTGCAAAGAGTATATTGAAGTCACTAATCTCCAAGGCAGCATCAGAGGGCTGGTTGTCTGCCTCATCTTTGAAGTCCCTGTCATTAGAGCCAGAGAAGCGATCGCTAGAAGATAATGTTGCCAGAACTTTCAAGCTCAAGGCCCAATCTATTATCCAAGAATATTTCTTCTCAGGCGATATTTCAGAAGTAAGCAGTTGTCTAGAATCAGAAAACAGTCCTTCATCAGCTGAACTAAATGCTATATTTGTTAAAAGACTGATAACACTAGCCATGGACCGAAAAAATAGGGAGAAGGAAATGGCTTCTATTCTGTTGTCATCCCTGTGTTTTCCAGCAGATGATGTTGTAAACGGGTTTGTAATGTTGATAGAATCTGCAGACGACACTGCTCTAGATATCCCAGTAGTTGTTGAGGACCTTGCAATGTTCTTAGCTAGAGCAGTTGTGGATGAAGTCCTCGCTCCACAACACTTGGAAGAGATTGGGAGCCAGTGCCTGAGCCCAGATTCCATAGGCAGCAAAGTGCTTCAAATGGCCAAGTCACTACTAAAGGCTCGTCTTTCAGGCGAGCGAATCCTAAGGTGTTGGGGCGGTGGGGGAAGCGGCAGCACTGCACGTGCGGTTGAGGATGTAAAGGACAAGATTGGAAAGCTGCTAGAGGAGTATGAATCCGGCGGGGACTTCAGGGAAGCTTGTCGTTGCATAAAGGAGTTGGGCATGCCATTTTTCCACCATGAGGTTGTCAAAAAGGCACTGGTGACAGTGatagagaagaagaatgaaagacTATGGCGCCTGCTGAGGGAGTGCTTTGGCTCAGGACTCATCACCATGTACCAAATGATGAAGGGCTTCTCAAGGGTGGGGGAAGCTCTGGACGACCTGGCCTTGGATGTGCCTGATGCCAAGAAGCAGTTCACATATTATGTGGAGCAAGCCAAGATTGCAGGGTGGTTTGATGCATCATTCTCCATCAGCAAACCAGAACACGCGGCAGAAAATGGCTCCTGTTTATGA